The following proteins are co-located in the Ensifer sp. WSM1721 genome:
- a CDS encoding saccharopine dehydrogenase family protein, with protein sequence MKDIVVIGAGKIGSTIARMLAHTGDYRVCVADRSAEQLVQVEKHDAISTAVIDIADREALVGLLAGKFAVLSAAPFHLTVAIAEAAAEAEIHYLDLTEDVESTRQVKTIAAQAKTAFIPQCGLAPGFISIVANDLTRHFDTLESVRMRVGALPQYPSNALNYNLTWSTDGVINEYIEPCEAIVEGSLIEVPAMEEREEFSLDGVTYEAFNTSGGLGTLCETLKGKVRTLNYKTIRYPGHAAIFKALLNDLGLRHRREVLKDILENALPTTTQDVVVIFVTVSGYRDGRLIQETYANKVYSGVVAGRMQSGIQITTAGSICAVLDLLAEAKIPTKGFVRQEDIALDTFLANRFGRYYAQKHEERAAS encoded by the coding sequence ATGAAAGACATCGTCGTCATCGGCGCCGGCAAGATCGGCTCGACCATTGCGCGCATGCTGGCGCATACCGGCGACTATCGGGTCTGCGTCGCCGATCGCAGCGCCGAGCAGCTGGTGCAGGTCGAAAAGCACGATGCAATTTCGACCGCCGTCATCGACATTGCCGACCGCGAGGCGCTGGTCGGCCTGCTCGCCGGCAAGTTCGCGGTGCTGAGTGCCGCGCCCTTCCATCTCACGGTTGCGATCGCCGAGGCGGCGGCCGAGGCGGAGATCCACTATCTCGATCTCACCGAGGACGTCGAGTCGACCCGCCAGGTCAAGACGATCGCCGCACAAGCGAAGACGGCCTTCATCCCGCAATGCGGCCTTGCTCCCGGCTTCATCTCGATCGTCGCCAACGATCTCACCAGGCATTTCGACACGCTCGAAAGCGTGCGCATGCGCGTCGGCGCTCTGCCGCAGTACCCGTCCAATGCGCTCAACTACAATCTCACCTGGAGCACGGACGGCGTCATCAACGAATATATCGAGCCCTGCGAGGCGATCGTCGAGGGGTCGCTGATCGAAGTTCCGGCGATGGAAGAGCGCGAGGAGTTTTCCCTCGACGGCGTCACCTACGAAGCCTTCAACACCTCCGGCGGCCTCGGCACGCTTTGCGAGACGCTCAAGGGCAAGGTCCGCACGCTGAACTACAAGACGATCCGCTATCCCGGCCACGCGGCGATCTTCAAGGCGCTTCTGAACGACCTCGGCCTGCGCCATCGCCGCGAGGTGCTGAAGGACATTCTCGAGAACGCACTGCCAACGACGACCCAGGACGTAGTCGTCATCTTCGTCACCGTCTCCGGCTACCGCGACGGCCGCCTGATCCAGGAGACCTACGCCAACAAGGTCTATAGCGGCGTCGTTGCGGGACGCATGCAGAGCGGCATCCAGATCACGACGGCCGGCAGCATCTGCGCCGTGCTCGACCTGCTCGCCGAAGCCAAGATCCCGACAAAGGGCTTCGTGCGCCAGGAAGACATCGCGCTCGACACCTTCCTCGCCAACCGCTTCGGCCGCTATTACGCTCAGAAGCACGAGGAACGCGCGGCGAGCTGA
- a CDS encoding F0F1 ATP synthase subunit epsilon, which translates to MADSFNFELVSPERLLLSEKVTEVVIPATEGEMTVMAHHAPTMTTVKPGVVAVKTAGGKTERFAVFGGFADILPDGCTLLAESAVHVDELDRTILENRIAEARAELEGAADEKKTRIEQFIAELTKLGEIVIPA; encoded by the coding sequence ATGGCCGACAGTTTCAATTTTGAGCTTGTTTCCCCCGAGCGCCTGCTGCTCTCCGAGAAGGTGACGGAAGTCGTCATCCCGGCGACCGAGGGCGAGATGACCGTCATGGCCCATCACGCGCCGACCATGACGACCGTCAAGCCGGGCGTGGTCGCGGTGAAGACGGCCGGCGGCAAGACCGAGCGTTTCGCCGTCTTCGGCGGCTTTGCCGATATCCTGCCCGATGGCTGCACGCTGCTTGCCGAATCGGCGGTTCACGTCGACGAGCTTGACCGCACGATCCTCGAAAACCGCATCGCCGAGGCGCGCGCCGAACTCGAAGGCGCTGCCGACGAGAAGAAGACGCGTATCGAACAGTTCATCGCCGAGCTGACGAAGCTCGGGGAGATCGTCATCCCCGCCTGA
- the atpD gene encoding F0F1 ATP synthase subunit beta produces MARAATPKETAAAKKPAAPKKAASAKTAVAATGAVGRVTQVIGAVVDVSFEEGQLPQILNALETDNKGNRLVLEVAQHLGENSVRTIAMDSTEGLVRGQQVTDTGGPISVPVGKETLGRIMNVIGEPVDEAGPLKTSARRAIHQEAPSYVEQSTEAQILVTGIKVVDLLAPYAKGGKIGLFGGAGVGKTVLIMELINNVAKAHGGYSVFAGVGERTREGNDLYHEMIESGVNKHGGGEGSKAALVYGQMNEPPGARARVALTGLTVAEQFRDEGQDVLFFVDNIFRFTQAGSEVSALLGRIPSAVGYQPTLATDMGTMQERITTTTKGSITSVQAIYVPADDLTDPAPATSFAHLDATTVLSRSIAEKGIYPAVDPLDSTSRMLDPMIVGEEHYEVSRKVQSTLQRYKALQDIIAILGMDELSEEDKLAVARARKIERFLSQPFFVAEVFTGSPGKLVALEDTIKGFKGLVNGEYDHLPEAAFYMVGSIEEAIEKAKKLAAEAA; encoded by the coding sequence ATGGCTAGGGCAGCTACCCCGAAAGAAACCGCAGCGGCGAAGAAGCCTGCTGCTCCGAAGAAGGCAGCTTCCGCCAAGACAGCCGTTGCGGCTACTGGTGCTGTCGGCCGCGTGACTCAGGTCATCGGCGCCGTCGTCGACGTCTCCTTCGAAGAAGGCCAACTCCCGCAGATCCTGAACGCGCTGGAAACCGACAACAAGGGAAACCGCCTCGTTCTCGAAGTCGCGCAGCACCTCGGCGAAAATTCCGTCCGCACGATCGCCATGGACTCGACCGAAGGTCTGGTTCGCGGTCAGCAAGTCACCGACACCGGCGGCCCGATTTCGGTGCCGGTCGGCAAGGAAACGCTCGGCCGCATCATGAACGTCATCGGTGAGCCGGTGGACGAAGCCGGGCCGCTCAAAACCTCTGCACGCCGCGCGATCCACCAGGAAGCGCCTTCCTATGTCGAACAGTCGACGGAAGCACAGATCCTCGTCACCGGCATCAAGGTCGTAGACCTGCTCGCTCCTTACGCGAAGGGCGGCAAGATCGGCCTCTTCGGCGGTGCAGGCGTCGGCAAGACCGTTCTGATCATGGAACTGATCAACAACGTCGCCAAGGCGCATGGCGGTTACTCCGTCTTCGCAGGCGTCGGTGAGCGTACCCGCGAAGGTAACGACCTCTACCATGAAATGATCGAATCCGGCGTGAACAAGCACGGCGGCGGCGAAGGCTCCAAGGCTGCGCTCGTCTACGGTCAGATGAACGAACCGCCGGGTGCCCGCGCCCGCGTCGCGCTCACCGGCCTGACGGTCGCCGAACAGTTCCGCGACGAAGGTCAGGACGTTCTCTTCTTCGTCGATAACATCTTCCGCTTCACCCAGGCGGGTTCGGAAGTGTCGGCTCTGCTCGGCCGTATTCCATCGGCCGTGGGCTATCAGCCGACGCTCGCAACCGACATGGGCACGATGCAGGAGCGCATCACCACGACGACCAAGGGCTCGATCACCTCGGTTCAGGCGATCTACGTTCCGGCCGACGACTTGACCGACCCGGCGCCGGCAACCTCGTTCGCCCACCTCGATGCGACGACCGTTCTGTCGCGCTCGATCGCCGAAAAGGGCATCTACCCGGCGGTGGACCCGCTCGACTCGACGTCGCGCATGCTCGACCCGATGATCGTCGGCGAAGAGCACTACGAAGTGTCGCGCAAGGTGCAGTCGACCCTGCAGCGCTACAAGGCGCTCCAGGACATCATCGCCATCCTCGGCATGGATGAGCTTTCCGAAGAGGACAAGCTCGCCGTCGCCCGCGCCCGCAAGATCGAACGCTTCCTGTCGCAGCCGTTCTTCGTCGCCGAAGTCTTCACCGGCTCGCCGGGCAAGCTGGTCGCTCTCGAAGACACGATCAAGGGCTTCAAGGGCCTCGTCAACGGCGAGTACGACCACCTGCCGGAGGCCGCCTTCTACATGGTGGGCTCCATCGAGGAAGCCATCGAGAAGGCGAAGAAGCTGGCTGCCGAGGCCGCCTAA
- a CDS encoding F0F1 ATP synthase subunit gamma, translated as MPSLKDLKNRIASVKATQKITKAMKMVAAAKLRRAQEAAEAARPYSQRMAAVLANIAQAVGADDAAPRLMTGTGRDDTHLLIVCTAERGLCGGFNSQIARFARDHVRKLLAQGKTVKIICVGKKGFDILRREFASLIIDRVDLREVKKIGFENADRIGHKVIELFEKGEFDVCTLFYSEFKSVISQIPTAQQLIPATAGEVAAEVGSASAIYEYEPDAGAILSDLIPRNISVQIFRALLENVAGEMGAKMSAMDNATRNAGEMINKLTLNYNRQRQAQITKELIEIISGAEAL; from the coding sequence ATGCCTTCACTTAAGGATCTGAAAAACCGGATCGCCTCCGTCAAGGCGACGCAGAAGATCACCAAGGCGATGAAGATGGTCGCCGCGGCGAAGCTTCGGCGTGCCCAGGAGGCGGCCGAGGCCGCCCGGCCCTATTCGCAACGCATGGCTGCCGTTCTCGCCAATATCGCCCAGGCGGTCGGCGCGGACGACGCCGCGCCGCGGCTGATGACGGGCACCGGCCGTGACGATACGCATCTGCTGATCGTCTGCACCGCCGAGCGCGGCCTCTGCGGCGGCTTCAACTCGCAGATCGCCCGCTTTGCCCGCGATCATGTGCGCAAGCTGCTTGCCCAGGGCAAGACGGTCAAGATCATCTGCGTCGGCAAGAAGGGCTTCGATATTCTGCGTCGCGAGTTCGCTTCGCTGATCATCGACCGCGTCGACCTGCGTGAAGTCAAGAAGATCGGTTTCGAGAACGCGGACCGGATCGGGCACAAGGTCATCGAACTCTTCGAAAAGGGCGAGTTCGACGTCTGCACGTTGTTCTACTCCGAGTTCAAGTCCGTCATTTCGCAGATCCCGACGGCGCAGCAGCTCATCCCGGCGACGGCCGGCGAGGTTGCCGCCGAGGTCGGGAGCGCATCGGCGATCTACGAGTATGAGCCGGACGCCGGCGCCATCCTCAGCGACCTCATACCGCGCAACATCTCCGTGCAGATCTTCCGGGCCCTGCTCGAGAACGTCGCCGGCGAAATGGGCGCCAAGATGAGCGCCATGGACAATGCGACGCGCAATGCCGGTGAGATGATCAACAAGCTGACGCTCAACTACAACCGTCAGCGTCAGGCGCAGATCACCAAGGAACTCATTGAAATCATCTCTGGCGCGGAAGCGCTCTAA
- the atpA gene encoding F0F1 ATP synthase subunit alpha, producing the protein MDIRAAEISAILKDQIKNFGQEAEVSEVGQVLSVGDGIARVYGLDNVQAGEMVEFPGGIRGMALNLEADNVGVVIFGSDRDIKEGDTVKRTGAIVDVPVGPELLGRVVDALGNPIDGKGPINAKQRARVDIKAPGIIPRKSVHEPMSTGLKAIDALIPVGRGQRELVIGDRQTGKTAIILDTFLNQKPIHDNGPEQDKLYCVYVAIGQKRSTVAQFVKVLEERGALQYSIIIAATASDPAPMQYLAPFAGCTMGEYFRDNGKHALIGYDDLSKQAVAYRQMSLLLRRPPGREAYPGDVFYLHSRLLERAAKLNDDNGAGSLTALPVIETQGNDVSAFIPTNVISITDGQIFLETDLFYQGIRPAVNVGLSVSRVGSSAQIKAMKQVAGSIKGELAQYREMAAFAQFGSDLDAATQRLLNRGARLTELLKQPQFSPLKTEEQVAVIFAGVNGYLDKLPVSEVGKFEQGLLSYLRSEGKAVLDTIRTEKAISDDTKAKLKAAIDSFAKSFA; encoded by the coding sequence ATGGATATCCGCGCCGCGGAAATTTCCGCAATTCTCAAAGATCAGATCAAAAATTTCGGCCAGGAAGCAGAAGTCTCCGAAGTCGGTCAGGTGCTCTCCGTCGGTGACGGTATTGCCCGCGTCTACGGCCTCGACAATGTCCAGGCAGGCGAGATGGTCGAATTCCCGGGCGGAATTCGCGGCATGGCGCTGAACCTCGAAGCCGATAACGTCGGTGTCGTTATCTTCGGCTCCGACCGCGACATCAAGGAAGGCGACACCGTCAAGCGGACCGGCGCCATCGTGGACGTCCCGGTCGGCCCGGAACTGCTCGGCCGCGTGGTCGACGCGCTCGGCAACCCGATCGACGGCAAGGGCCCGATCAACGCCAAGCAACGTGCCCGCGTCGACATCAAGGCCCCCGGCATCATTCCGCGCAAGTCGGTGCATGAGCCGATGTCGACCGGCCTCAAGGCGATCGACGCCCTCATCCCGGTCGGCCGCGGCCAGCGCGAACTCGTCATCGGCGACCGCCAGACCGGCAAGACCGCAATCATCCTCGACACCTTCCTGAACCAGAAGCCGATCCACGACAACGGCCCGGAGCAGGACAAGCTCTATTGCGTCTACGTCGCCATCGGCCAGAAGCGCTCGACGGTTGCGCAGTTCGTGAAGGTTCTCGAAGAGCGCGGCGCTCTGCAGTACTCGATCATCATTGCCGCCACCGCCTCCGACCCGGCGCCGATGCAGTACCTCGCTCCGTTCGCCGGCTGCACGATGGGCGAATATTTCCGCGACAACGGCAAGCATGCGCTGATCGGCTATGACGACCTTTCCAAGCAGGCCGTCGCCTATCGCCAGATGTCGCTGCTTCTCCGCCGCCCGCCGGGCCGCGAAGCTTATCCGGGTGACGTTTTTTACCTGCATTCCCGTCTTCTGGAGCGCGCTGCAAAGCTCAACGACGACAACGGCGCCGGCTCGCTGACCGCTCTGCCGGTCATCGAGACGCAGGGCAACGACGTGTCCGCGTTCATTCCGACCAACGTGATCTCTATCACCGACGGTCAGATCTTCCTTGAAACCGACCTGTTCTATCAGGGCATCCGTCCGGCCGTGAACGTCGGTCTGTCGGTTTCGCGCGTCGGCTCCTCCGCCCAGATCAAGGCGATGAAGCAGGTCGCAGGCTCGATCAAGGGCGAGCTCGCGCAGTACCGCGAAATGGCGGCCTTCGCGCAGTTCGGCTCGGACCTCGACGCCGCGACGCAGCGCCTCTTGAACCGCGGCGCCCGCCTGACCGAGCTCCTGAAGCAGCCGCAGTTCTCGCCGCTGAAGACGGAAGAACAGGTTGCGGTCATCTTCGCCGGCGTCAACGGCTACCTCGACAAGCTGCCGGTCAGCGAAGTCGGCAAGTTCGAACAGGGCCTGCTTTCCTACCTGCGTTCGGAAGGCAAAGCCGTCCTCGATACGATCCGCACGGAAAAGGCGATCTCGGACGACACCAAGGCCAAGCTGAAGGCCGCAATCGACAGCTTCGCCAAGTCTTTCGCCTGA
- a CDS encoding F0F1 ATP synthase subunit delta: MPVADTSQLISGVAERYASSLFELALDAGSVEAVGADLARVQSLIDGSEDFKRLIVSPVFSAEDQFKAVSAIAAQFGIAGLVGNFLKVVARNRRLFALPGIIKAFRLIAARHRGEITADVTSAHALTEAQQTELKATLKGVTGKDVAVNVTVDPSILGGLIVKVGSRQIDTSLRTKLSTLKLALKEVG, encoded by the coding sequence GTGCCCGTGGCAGACACATCCCAGCTTATTTCCGGTGTTGCAGAAAGATACGCATCCTCTCTCTTCGAGCTGGCGCTCGATGCTGGTTCGGTCGAGGCGGTCGGTGCCGATCTCGCTCGCGTGCAGTCCCTGATCGACGGTAGCGAGGATTTCAAGCGTCTCATCGTCAGTCCCGTCTTTTCCGCGGAAGACCAGTTCAAGGCCGTTTCGGCAATCGCTGCTCAGTTCGGCATCGCCGGCCTGGTCGGCAACTTCCTCAAGGTCGTTGCGCGCAATCGCCGCCTCTTCGCGCTGCCGGGCATCATCAAGGCCTTCCGCCTGATTGCCGCGCGCCATCGCGGTGAAATCACTGCCGACGTGACGTCGGCGCATGCGCTGACTGAAGCGCAGCAAACCGAATTGAAGGCGACGCTGAAAGGCGTCACCGGCAAAGACGTGGCGGTCAACGTCACCGTCGACCCGTCTATTCTTGGAGGTCTGATCGTCAAGGTCGGGTCCCGCCAGATTGACACCTCCCTTCGCACCAAACTCTCTACCCTTAAGCTTGCACTGAAAGAGGTCGGCTGA
- a CDS encoding primosomal protein N', translating into MTLDSTDLFGALFDRRVVPVLVPMPAPKAYSYVVPDDMAVEPGSIVQVPLGPRLVVGVVWDGGEESDVDPKKLKEIEKVFDCPQLNREMRAFLDWVAAYTVTPPGLVARMALRAPTAFDPEPMVEALRLTDMRPERMTTARERVIAAASDGFSWTRSGLAHAAGVSSSVIDGLASHGVFETVFMPPPPVVAAPDPDFAAPRLEGAQKDAAADLLKAVEERKFSVSLIDGVTGSGKTEVYFEAIAATLRAGKQVLILLPEIALTASFLERFQERFGAKPAEWHSDLAPRTREKVWRQVTTGQVRVVAGARSALFLPFEDLGLIIVDEEHDPAYKQEDRVFYNARDMAVVRGRIGGFPVVLVSATPSVESRVNGEVGRYRPIHLPTRFGDAALPDLGVVDMRRHPPQRGGFLSPVLLNQIGKTTARGEQALLFLNRRGYAPLTLCRVCGHRFQCPDCSSWLVEHRFRGQIQCHHCGYSERTPEACPECGTLDHLVACGPGVERIAEEVERHFPEARTIVLSSDLMGVKRLRLELEAIARGEADIVIGTQLVAKGHNFPMMTLVGIVDADLGLANGDPRAAERTFQLLSQVTGRAGRTGLKSLGLLQTYQPQHPVMQAIVSGDSDAFYEREIQERERAALPPFGRLASIIVSADTRGDAEGHARGLRNAAPRVDGISVLGPAEAPLALIRGRHRFRLLVHGRRNSDMQSFLKAMIAAGPKERGSISVQLDIDPQSFL; encoded by the coding sequence ATGACTCTTGATTCAACCGATTTATTCGGGGCCCTGTTCGACCGCCGCGTGGTGCCCGTTCTGGTGCCCATGCCGGCGCCGAAGGCCTATTCCTACGTGGTGCCGGACGACATGGCTGTCGAGCCCGGGTCGATCGTGCAGGTGCCGCTCGGACCCCGCCTCGTCGTCGGCGTCGTCTGGGATGGCGGTGAGGAGAGCGACGTCGACCCGAAGAAGCTGAAGGAGATCGAGAAGGTCTTCGACTGCCCGCAGCTCAACCGCGAGATGCGCGCCTTTCTCGACTGGGTAGCGGCCTATACGGTGACGCCTCCGGGGCTCGTCGCCCGTATGGCGCTCAGGGCGCCGACGGCTTTCGATCCCGAGCCGATGGTCGAAGCGCTGCGCCTGACCGATATGCGACCGGAGCGGATGACGACGGCGCGCGAGCGCGTGATTGCCGCGGCGAGCGACGGATTTTCCTGGACCCGATCCGGGCTAGCCCATGCTGCGGGCGTCTCCTCCAGCGTCATCGACGGCCTTGCCTCCCATGGCGTGTTCGAAACGGTATTCATGCCGCCGCCGCCCGTCGTCGCGGCGCCCGATCCGGATTTCGCCGCCCCTCGTCTGGAGGGCGCTCAGAAAGATGCGGCCGCCGACCTGTTGAAGGCGGTCGAAGAGCGCAAGTTCTCCGTCTCGCTGATCGACGGCGTTACCGGCTCCGGCAAGACCGAGGTCTATTTCGAGGCGATCGCCGCCACCTTGCGCGCCGGCAAGCAGGTGCTGATCCTGCTGCCGGAGATCGCGCTCACTGCCAGCTTCCTGGAGCGCTTCCAGGAGCGTTTCGGCGCCAAGCCGGCCGAGTGGCATTCCGACCTCGCGCCGCGCACGCGGGAAAAAGTGTGGCGCCAGGTGACGACCGGCCAGGTGCGCGTCGTCGCCGGCGCCCGCTCGGCGCTATTCCTGCCCTTCGAGGATCTCGGGCTCATCATCGTCGACGAGGAGCACGACCCGGCCTACAAGCAGGAGGATCGCGTCTTCTATAACGCCCGCGATATGGCCGTCGTGCGCGGCCGGATCGGCGGTTTTCCGGTCGTGCTGGTTTCGGCCACGCCGTCGGTCGAAAGCCGGGTCAATGGTGAAGTCGGTCGCTACCGGCCGATCCACCTGCCGACCCGCTTCGGCGACGCAGCGCTGCCCGATCTCGGCGTCGTCGACATGCGCCGCCACCCGCCGCAGCGCGGCGGCTTTCTCTCGCCGGTGCTCTTGAACCAGATCGGCAAGACGACCGCGCGCGGCGAGCAGGCGCTTCTGTTCCTGAATCGCCGCGGCTATGCGCCGCTGACGCTCTGCCGCGTCTGCGGCCATCGCTTCCAGTGCCCAGACTGCTCGAGCTGGCTCGTCGAGCACCGCTTCCGCGGCCAGATCCAGTGCCACCATTGCGGCTATTCTGAAAGGACGCCGGAGGCGTGCCCCGAATGCGGCACGCTCGATCATCTGGTCGCCTGCGGCCCCGGTGTCGAGCGCATCGCCGAGGAGGTCGAACGGCATTTTCCCGAAGCCCGCACCATCGTGCTTTCCTCCGATCTCATGGGCGTCAAGCGACTGCGGCTGGAGCTCGAGGCGATCGCCCGTGGCGAGGCGGACATCGTCATCGGCACGCAACTTGTCGCCAAAGGCCACAATTTCCCGATGATGACGCTCGTCGGCATCGTCGATGCCGATCTCGGCCTTGCCAACGGCGATCCGCGCGCCGCCGAACGGACCTTCCAACTTTTGTCTCAGGTGACGGGGCGCGCCGGGCGGACCGGTTTGAAAAGCCTCGGGCTCTTGCAGACGTATCAGCCGCAACATCCGGTGATGCAGGCGATCGTCTCGGGCGATTCTGATGCTTTTTACGAACGCGAGATCCAGGAGCGGGAGAGGGCGGCGCTGCCGCCCTTCGGCCGGCTCGCCTCGATCATCGTTTCGGCCGATACGCGCGGCGATGCCGAAGGTCACGCCCGCGGATTGCGCAACGCCGCTCCGCGCGTCGACGGGATTTCCGTGCTCGGGCCAGCCGAGGCGCCGCTCGCGCTCATCCGCGGCCGGCATCGCTTCCGCCTTCTCGTGCATGGGCGGCGCAACAGCGACATGCAGTCTTTCCTAAAGGCGATGATCGCCGCCGGACCGAAGGAACGCGGGTCGATCAGCGTCCAGTTGGACATCGATCCGCAGAGTTTTCTGTGA
- the fsa gene encoding fructose-6-phosphate aldolase, which produces MKFFVDTADVKEIRELNDLGLLDGVTTNPSLILKSGRDIVEVTKEICSIVEGPVSAEVTATEYSEMMKEAAALSKIADNICIKLPLTLDGLKACKALTSDGHQTNVTLCFSANQALLAAKAGATFVSPFIGRLDDIAFDGMDLIREIRHIFDNYGFETEILAASIRTVNHVKEAALIGADVITAPPATLKALVKHPLTDKGLEMFLADWAKTGQKIA; this is translated from the coding sequence ATGAAATTTTTCGTTGATACCGCCGATGTGAAGGAAATCCGGGAACTGAACGATCTCGGCCTGCTCGACGGCGTCACCACCAATCCGTCGCTGATCCTGAAGTCGGGCCGCGACATCGTCGAGGTGACCAAGGAAATCTGCTCGATCGTCGAAGGCCCGGTTTCGGCCGAGGTGACCGCGACCGAATATAGCGAGATGATGAAGGAAGCGGCCGCACTTTCGAAGATCGCCGACAATATCTGCATCAAGCTGCCGCTGACGCTCGACGGTCTCAAGGCCTGCAAGGCCCTGACCTCCGACGGCCACCAGACCAACGTCACCCTCTGCTTCTCGGCCAATCAGGCCCTGCTTGCCGCCAAGGCCGGCGCGACCTTCGTCTCGCCCTTCATCGGCCGCCTCGACGACATCGCCTTCGACGGCATGGATCTGATCCGCGAGATCCGCCACATCTTCGACAATTACGGCTTTGAAACCGAGATCCTCGCCGCCTCGATCCGGACCGTCAACCACGTCAAGGAAGCAGCCCTCATCGGCGCCGACGTCATCACCGCTCCGCCTGCAACGCTGAAGGCGCTGGTCAAGCATCCGCTGACCGACAAGGGCCTCGAGATGTTCCTCGCCGACTGGGCGAAGACCGGCCAGAAGATCGCCTGA
- a CDS encoding GNAT family N-acetyltransferase: protein MARRDSASALAHFAEAIALVSQGRPGHIVDTLIAERGQRIARHPLWPVMRPFLYTLLNYGKAIEFANAVGNMPGFQAFEHLSALLSLDIRADKPERIPEKGGFLLVSNHPTGIADGIAVFDLLKSRRPDMMFFANRDAIRVNPRFVEMVIPVEWREEYKSKLKARETLLVTNRAIEEGKATVLFPSGRIAYWADGRLNERPWKSSAVGFARKYGLPVLPVHISARNSGLFYWFAKWSTELRDMTVFHELLNKKGDLFDFRVGNLIPPEALDGDPMEVTRALERHTVVELAKDSDAMFAPSVRAE, encoded by the coding sequence ATGGCAAGACGTGATTCGGCGAGCGCTCTGGCGCATTTTGCAGAGGCAATTGCGCTGGTCTCGCAAGGGCGTCCCGGCCATATCGTCGATACGCTGATCGCCGAGCGCGGCCAGAGGATCGCTCGCCATCCCTTGTGGCCTGTCATGCGGCCCTTTCTCTACACGCTCCTCAACTACGGCAAGGCGATCGAATTTGCCAATGCGGTCGGCAACATGCCGGGCTTCCAGGCCTTCGAGCACCTGAGCGCGCTGCTGTCGCTCGACATTCGCGCCGACAAGCCCGAGCGCATCCCGGAGAAGGGCGGCTTTCTGCTCGTCAGCAACCATCCGACCGGCATTGCGGACGGCATCGCGGTTTTTGACCTCCTGAAGAGCCGCCGGCCGGACATGATGTTCTTCGCAAATCGCGATGCCATCCGGGTCAATCCGCGCTTCGTCGAAATGGTCATCCCCGTTGAATGGCGGGAGGAATACAAATCGAAGCTCAAGGCGCGCGAGACCTTGCTGGTGACCAACCGGGCGATCGAGGAAGGCAAGGCGACGGTGCTCTTCCCGTCCGGGCGTATCGCCTATTGGGCGGACGGGCGGCTCAATGAGCGCCCGTGGAAAAGCTCCGCCGTCGGCTTCGCGCGCAAATATGGTCTGCCGGTCCTTCCCGTCCACATCAGCGCGCGCAATTCCGGGCTGTTCTATTGGTTCGCAAAATGGTCGACGGAACTGCGCGACATGACCGTCTTCCACGAGCTCCTGAACAAAAAGGGCGACCTTTTCGATTTTCGCGTCGGCAATCTTATTCCTCCGGAGGCGCTCGATGGCGACCCGATGGAAGTGACCCGCGCACTCGAGCGCCATACGGTCGTCGAGCTTGCCAAGGATAGCGATGCGATGTTCGCGCCGTCCGTCCGGGCCGAGTGA
- a CDS encoding tyrosine recombinase XerC: MNELLVIGHPEVMAERKRWLASLAEERRLSEKTIDAYERDTRQFLTFLTGHLAGPPRLADIRALRPADLRGFLAHRRKGGAGARTLGRGLAGLRSFLRYLEKNGLANAAGAGAVRSPKQPKSLPKPLTDREALKVVTADAQLAEEPWIAARNAAVLTLLYGCGLRISEALDLTPGDFADTVTSLRVTGKGGKTRIVPLIAAAGEAVVVYRKLCPYHLAPGEPLFRGARGARLQPAIIQREMQKLRAALGLPDSATPHALRHSFATHLLAGGGDLRTIQELLGHSSLSTTQVYTGVDSARLLEIYDRAHPRA, translated from the coding sequence ATGAACGAGCTTCTTGTGATTGGCCATCCCGAAGTGATGGCGGAGCGTAAGCGGTGGCTTGCGAGCCTCGCCGAGGAACGCCGGCTTTCGGAAAAGACCATCGACGCCTATGAGCGAGATACGCGGCAATTCCTGACCTTCCTGACGGGACATCTCGCCGGGCCGCCCCGGCTTGCTGATATCCGTGCCCTGCGTCCGGCCGATCTGCGCGGCTTCCTCGCGCATCGGCGCAAAGGCGGCGCCGGCGCGCGCACCCTCGGGCGCGGACTGGCGGGCTTGCGCTCTTTCCTGCGATATCTCGAGAAGAACGGCCTCGCCAATGCCGCGGGCGCCGGCGCCGTGCGTTCGCCGAAGCAGCCGAAATCGCTGCCGAAGCCGCTGACCGACCGCGAGGCGCTGAAGGTCGTGACGGCCGACGCGCAACTCGCGGAGGAGCCTTGGATCGCAGCACGCAACGCCGCCGTACTCACGCTGCTCTACGGCTGCGGCCTGCGCATATCGGAAGCGCTCGACCTTACGCCCGGTGACTTTGCGGATACGGTGACATCACTGCGCGTCACGGGCAAGGGCGGCAAGACACGGATCGTGCCGTTGATTGCCGCGGCGGGCGAGGCGGTCGTGGTTTACAGAAAGCTCTGCCCCTACCACCTCGCTCCCGGTGAACCGCTCTTCCGTGGTGCCCGCGGGGCGAGGCTCCAGCCCGCGATCATCCAGCGCGAGATGCAGAAGCTGCGCGCGGCACTCGGCCTCCCCGATTCGGCGACGCCGCACGCGCTGCGCCACTCCTTCGCCACCCATCTTCTCGCGGGCGGCGGTGATCTCCGCACCATTCAGGAACTGCTGGGCCATTCCAGCCTCTCGACGACGCAGGTTTATACCGGAGTCGATTCCGCGCGGCTCCTGGAAATCTACGACCGCGCTCATCCCCGCGCCTAA